Proteins from a single region of Segatella copri:
- a CDS encoding MBL fold metallo-hydrolase yields the protein MDKITTQITMLGTGNATVSQIYNTCFVLQTPSTLMLVDAGGGNGILAQLKKVNVQISDIHHLFVTHAHTDHVLGVIWVIRMVAQCKGYEGLLHVYGNDKVMKVIKTIIDMILAKKQLTKVAERVVFHQLEDGDCFEVGDMKLECFDIQSTKEKQFGFRAELPSSDESGKPLVLACLGDEPYNEQNRRYIVGADWMMCEAFCLYADRDTFKPYEKCHSTALDAGKLAEELGVKNLILYHTEEKTLANRKENYTREAAKNFKGRIFVPDDLEVIEL from the coding sequence ATGGATAAGATCACGACTCAAATTACGATGCTCGGAACGGGAAATGCTACGGTTTCCCAGATTTATAATACCTGTTTTGTGCTCCAGACTCCCAGCACCCTGATGCTGGTGGATGCGGGCGGAGGAAACGGAATACTGGCGCAGCTGAAGAAGGTGAATGTTCAGATTTCTGATATTCATCACCTCTTCGTTACCCATGCCCATACCGACCATGTGTTGGGTGTGATCTGGGTAATCCGAATGGTGGCACAATGTAAGGGATATGAGGGATTGCTGCATGTGTATGGAAACGACAAGGTGATGAAGGTGATCAAGACCATCATCGACATGATTCTTGCCAAGAAGCAACTGACTAAGGTGGCAGAAAGGGTGGTGTTCCATCAGCTGGAAGATGGCGATTGTTTCGAAGTGGGGGATATGAAGCTGGAATGCTTTGATATTCAGTCTACTAAGGAAAAACAGTTCGGATTCCGAGCAGAGTTGCCTTCTTCTGATGAATCGGGTAAGCCTTTGGTCTTGGCGTGCCTGGGTGATGAACCTTATAACGAGCAGAACCGACGCTACATAGTGGGGGCTGACTGGATGATGTGCGAGGCGTTCTGTCTCTATGCCGACCGCGATACTTTCAAGCCTTATGAGAAGTGCCACAGCACGGCGCTTGATGCCGGAAAACTGGCGGAGGAACTGGGCGTGAAGAATCTTATCCTGTATCATACGGAGGAGAAAACACTCGCTAATCGTAAAGAAAATTACACCCGTGAAGCTGCCAAGAACTTCAAGGGTAGAATCTTCGTTCCGGATGATTTGGAGGTGATAGAGCTGTAG
- a CDS encoding cupin domain-containing protein codes for MKETKIIAKAENFTATDFGKMSEIKDYTLEMGPEIKIPGKVFGGQSVNATGGEFSFQSFAPGTETGFLHTHKNHEELYFFLSGKGEFQVDGKVFPIQEGSVVRVAPAGKRSVRNNGTEPLVMLCVQYKTKTFTAEDATDGVILNDKVEW; via the coding sequence ATGAAAGAAACAAAGATTATTGCAAAGGCAGAAAACTTCACAGCCACAGATTTTGGTAAGATGAGTGAAATCAAGGATTACACCTTAGAGATGGGTCCTGAGATTAAGATTCCTGGAAAGGTATTCGGAGGTCAGAGCGTGAACGCTACTGGTGGCGAGTTCTCATTCCAGAGCTTTGCTCCTGGCACAGAGACAGGATTCCTCCACACCCACAAGAACCACGAGGAACTGTATTTCTTCCTCAGCGGCAAGGGCGAGTTCCAGGTAGATGGCAAGGTATTCCCTATTCAGGAGGGAAGCGTGGTGAGAGTAGCACCAGCCGGCAAGCGCTCTGTTCGCAACAACGGTACAGAACCACTCGTGATGCTCTGCGTGCAGTATAAGACCAAAACCTTTACAGCCGAAGATGCAACCGACGGCGTGATTCTCAACGATAAGGTGGAGTGGTAG
- a CDS encoding winged helix-turn-helix transcriptional regulator, producing MGRMIKEMVVQDCPIRNVLARVCDKWSLLVIYTLKNHQDGPLRFNALRKLIPDISQKMLTSTLKSLEADGYVTRKAYAEVPPRVEYSLTPRTETLIPIMDHLIGWALDNMAVILKDRDKAAG from the coding sequence ATGGGAAGAATGATAAAAGAAATGGTAGTGCAGGACTGTCCCATCCGTAACGTTCTGGCGCGCGTTTGCGACAAGTGGTCGCTACTGGTAATCTACACCCTGAAAAATCATCAGGATGGTCCCCTCCGGTTTAATGCCCTGCGTAAGCTGATTCCGGATATTTCGCAGAAAATGCTTACCAGCACGTTAAAATCGTTGGAGGCTGATGGCTACGTTACCCGCAAGGCTTATGCCGAAGTGCCGCCAAGAGTGGAGTATTCTCTCACACCCCGTACTGAAACCCTTATTCCTATTATGGATCATCTGATAGGATGGGCGCTGGATAACATGGCTGTGATTCTGAAGGATAGGGATAAGGCTGCAGGCTGA
- a CDS encoding MmcQ/YjbR family DNA-binding protein, which translates to MNIESVREYCLSLPLVTEAFPFDEQTLVFRILGKIFACADLECPEWVTMKCNADYALELREVHPEIEGAWHWNKKYWNQVNLYGTLEDDFIQALIRHSYSEVVKKLKKQEKLEHPEIMEVVE; encoded by the coding sequence ATGAATATAGAATCTGTTAGAGAGTATTGCCTCTCGCTTCCCCTCGTAACCGAGGCTTTTCCTTTTGATGAGCAGACCTTGGTGTTTCGCATCTTGGGCAAGATCTTTGCCTGTGCTGACCTGGAGTGCCCGGAATGGGTTACGATGAAATGTAATGCCGATTACGCCCTCGAACTCCGGGAAGTGCATCCCGAAATAGAAGGCGCATGGCATTGGAATAAGAAATACTGGAATCAGGTAAACCTTTATGGCACGCTGGAAGATGATTTCATCCAGGCCCTGATTCGCCACAGTTATTCCGAAGTAGTGAAGAAGCTCAAGAAACAGGAAAAGCTTGAGCATCCTGAAATCATGGAGGTGGTGGAGTAG
- a CDS encoding DUF4492 domain-containing protein → MQKKKDKNLMKTDVKPMKQGLLSRIFHLYYDGFRTMTLGKTLWAVILIKLAIIFLVLKLFFFPDFINTNAKNGDKAGFVSKEVLNR, encoded by the coding sequence ATGCAGAAGAAAAAGGATAAAAACCTGATGAAAACGGATGTAAAACCGATGAAACAAGGACTGCTGTCCCGGATATTCCATCTCTATTACGATGGTTTCAGGACGATGACCCTGGGCAAGACGTTGTGGGCTGTCATCCTCATCAAGCTTGCCATCATCTTCCTGGTGCTCAAGCTCTTTTTCTTTCCAGATTTTATCAATACGAATGCCAAGAACGGAGACAAGGCTGGCTTCGTTTCCAAGGAAGTTCTGAACAGATAA
- a CDS encoding metallophosphoesterase: MEKKVSGKYGNSKGFAMMKGRVATVVLASALLLGGGLTAQAQNSALTTCSQSAATAIPQNPNWKANAAEWQKLKGEITLYMTNDMGRNGYYDQKSIAELMGEMAGTVDPECVLAVGDIHHFNGVASTQDPLWLTNYEYVYSHPDLMLDWFPVCGNHEYRGNTQAFMDYGKVSRRWMMPAKYYTKVFDHEGTTIRVIFLDTTPLIDSYRKATEKYPDACKQDAEAQLSWLDETLKNAKEDWVIVVGHHPIYAYTEKKESERLDMQKRLLPILHKYNNVAIYACGHIHNFQHIQKKGDNIDYVVNSSSSLARPVKPIDGTVFCSSADGFSVFTVDKKQLRMSMIDKDGKIIHTVLKVKK; this comes from the coding sequence ATGGAAAAGAAAGTTTCGGGTAAGTATGGCAATAGCAAAGGCTTTGCTATGATGAAAGGTAGAGTAGCAACTGTAGTTTTGGCTTCGGCTTTATTATTGGGCGGAGGCTTGACTGCACAGGCTCAAAACTCAGCATTAACCACTTGTTCTCAGAGTGCAGCAACCGCTATTCCGCAGAATCCTAACTGGAAGGCGAATGCTGCCGAATGGCAGAAACTGAAGGGCGAAATCACCCTCTACATGACCAATGATATGGGTCGCAACGGCTACTACGACCAGAAGTCTATCGCCGAACTGATGGGCGAGATGGCTGGCACGGTAGATCCTGAATGCGTACTTGCCGTAGGCGACATCCACCATTTCAATGGCGTGGCTTCCACCCAGGATCCTCTGTGGCTTACCAATTACGAATACGTTTATTCTCATCCAGACCTGATGCTCGACTGGTTCCCGGTTTGTGGCAACCATGAGTATCGTGGTAATACTCAGGCTTTTATGGACTATGGTAAGGTGAGCCGACGCTGGATGATGCCAGCCAAATATTACACCAAGGTGTTCGACCACGAGGGAACCACCATCCGTGTCATCTTCCTCGACACCACACCTCTTATCGATTCTTATCGCAAGGCGACAGAAAAATATCCTGATGCCTGCAAGCAGGATGCTGAGGCTCAGCTCTCCTGGCTCGATGAAACCCTGAAGAATGCCAAGGAAGACTGGGTCATCGTGGTAGGTCATCATCCTATCTACGCCTACACCGAGAAGAAGGAGAGTGAGCGTCTCGACATGCAGAAGCGCCTTCTTCCTATCCTCCATAAATATAATAATGTGGCGATTTATGCCTGCGGCCATATCCACAACTTCCAGCACATCCAGAAGAAGGGCGACAACATCGACTACGTAGTCAATTCCTCTTCATCTCTGGCTCGCCCTGTGAAGCCTATCGATGGTACTGTGTTCTGCAGTTCTGCCGATGGTTTCTCTGTATTTACAGTAGATAAGAAGCAGCTGAGAATGTCGATGATAGACAAGGATGGAAAAATCATCCACACGGTTCTAAAGGTAAAAAAGTAA
- a CDS encoding cytochrome ubiquinol oxidase subunit I has translation MTNLLLDITSATIDWSRAQFALTAIYHWLFVPLTLGLAVIMGIAETCYYRTNKPFWKHVSRFWQKLFGVNFAIGVATGIILEFEFGTNWSNYSWFVGDVFGAPLAIEGILAFFMESTFVAVMFFGWDKVSRGFHLASTWLTGLGATISAWWILVANAWMQYPVGQEFNPDTMRFEMTSFMDVALSPFAINKFTHTVTSSWIIGATFVVAVSCWYLLKKRETQLAKASIKMGAGVGLIATLLAAMTGDSSAYQVAQVQPMKLAAMEALYNGGKGESLTAIAAVHPFKQPDYESEQEPAMRIAIPNMLSFLATRTADGYVPGVNDILKGYTKEDGTREPSAQEKIARGKKAIVALKTYRETKAQDQLPILKENMKYFGYGYIKDAKELVPSIPICFYAFRLMVGVGCLLILFFALSLFLVYKKEIAQYRWFLISAIIMIPLAYIASESGWIVAEIGRQPWTIQDLLPVSAAISDIEAGSVATTFFIFLALFTTMLAVEISILVKQIKKGPEYE, from the coding sequence ATGACAAATTTATTGTTAGACATTACATCAGCCACCATCGACTGGTCGAGGGCGCAATTCGCACTCACGGCCATCTACCATTGGCTGTTCGTGCCGCTCACCCTGGGACTGGCAGTAATCATGGGCATCGCCGAAACATGCTACTACCGCACCAACAAGCCGTTCTGGAAACACGTAAGCCGTTTCTGGCAAAAACTCTTTGGCGTGAACTTCGCCATAGGTGTTGCCACAGGCATCATCCTGGAGTTTGAATTCGGCACTAACTGGAGCAACTACTCCTGGTTTGTGGGCGACGTATTCGGCGCTCCCCTAGCCATAGAAGGCATCCTGGCATTCTTCATGGAGAGCACCTTTGTAGCCGTAATGTTCTTCGGCTGGGATAAGGTGAGCCGGGGCTTCCACCTTGCCTCCACCTGGCTCACGGGACTTGGCGCCACCATTTCTGCCTGGTGGATTCTCGTAGCCAACGCATGGATGCAATATCCTGTAGGTCAAGAATTTAATCCCGACACCATGCGCTTCGAGATGACTTCGTTTATGGATGTGGCACTCTCGCCATTCGCCATCAACAAGTTCACCCATACCGTTACTTCCTCCTGGATTATCGGCGCCACCTTCGTAGTAGCCGTAAGCTGCTGGTATCTCCTGAAGAAGAGAGAAACCCAACTGGCGAAGGCGAGCATCAAGATGGGTGCCGGAGTAGGACTCATCGCCACCCTGCTGGCTGCGATGACCGGCGACAGCTCTGCCTATCAGGTGGCACAGGTGCAGCCGATGAAACTGGCAGCAATGGAAGCCTTATATAATGGTGGAAAGGGCGAGAGCCTTACGGCGATAGCAGCCGTTCACCCCTTCAAGCAGCCCGATTACGAAAGCGAGCAGGAGCCAGCCATGCGCATCGCCATCCCCAACATGCTCTCGTTCTTAGCCACCCGCACAGCCGATGGCTACGTGCCAGGCGTAAACGATATTCTCAAGGGTTACACTAAAGAGGATGGCACCCGGGAACCATCCGCGCAGGAAAAGATAGCCCGGGGCAAGAAGGCGATAGTTGCCCTGAAAACCTATCGTGAAACCAAGGCGCAAGACCAGCTCCCTATCTTAAAGGAAAATATGAAATACTTCGGATATGGTTACATCAAGGACGCCAAGGAACTGGTGCCGAGCATCCCTATCTGCTTCTACGCCTTCCGCCTGATGGTGGGAGTAGGATGCCTGCTCATCCTCTTCTTCGCCCTCAGCCTATTCTTGGTCTATAAGAAGGAAATCGCCCAATACCGATGGTTTCTCATTTCCGCCATCATCATGATTCCGCTGGCTTACATCGCCTCAGAATCGGGCTGGATAGTAGCAGAAATCGGTCGCCAGCCTTGGACCATCCAAGACCTGCTGCCAGTAAGTGCCGCCATCTCCGACATCGAGGCAGGCAGCGTGGCCACCACCTTCTTCATCTTCCTGGCACTCTTCACCACCATGCTTGCCGTGGAAATCAGCATCCTGGTGAAGCAGATTAAGAAAGGACCGGAATATGAATAA
- a CDS encoding 1-deoxy-D-xylulose-5-phosphate synthase, with protein MYIEKIKSPADLKKLDLKELQVVADETRQAVLNRVSKHGGHVGPNLGFVEATVALHYVFNAPKDKLVFDVSHQCYPHKVLTGRAAGFLGDVDDMNAISGYSSPAECPEYDNFEVGHTSTSVSLATGLQKARDIKGTDENIIAIIGDGSLSGGEAFEGLDEASELGTGIIIVVNDNEMSIAENHGGIYKNLRALRQSNGTCEHNWFKAWGFEYKYLEEGNDIEKLIQVFESVKDTDKPTVVHIHTEKGHGFAPAVANKEAWHWGMPFNLEDGSRPRRNADGTLPKVAPTEDYGTLFSDWMLSKMKQDNTLIAVTAGTPTAGGFTADKRQLAGKQHIDMGIAEEQAVAMISGMAKGGLHPVWTVYSTFIQRAYDQIAQDLCINSNPAVINVVGGGVNSMNDITHICLFDIPMLCSIPGLIYLAPTTCEEYFAMLRWSILQDKKPVAIRVPSNGVVHTSETVDTEYGYEAKYKVMHQGEKVAVIAAGSFYQKGENVVRLLADKGIDATLINPRYLNEVDAEVLDSLKANHQLVVTLEDGSKDGGFGERIASYYGTSEMKVMVGGIRKGLYDRYDVKELLSDNRLLDEQIVEDVLLVIND; from the coding sequence ATGTATATTGAGAAAATAAAGTCGCCAGCCGACTTGAAGAAGCTGGATTTGAAGGAGCTGCAGGTGGTGGCTGATGAAACCAGACAGGCTGTGCTGAACCGTGTAAGCAAGCATGGCGGTCATGTGGGACCGAACCTGGGATTCGTAGAGGCTACCGTGGCGCTTCACTACGTTTTTAATGCGCCAAAGGATAAGCTCGTGTTTGACGTAAGCCACCAATGTTATCCGCATAAGGTGCTCACCGGACGAGCTGCGGGATTCCTCGGCGATGTGGATGACATGAATGCCATTTCGGGCTATTCTTCTCCTGCCGAATGTCCGGAGTATGATAACTTTGAGGTGGGGCATACTTCCACTTCCGTGAGTCTTGCCACCGGTTTGCAGAAGGCGCGCGACATCAAGGGAACCGATGAGAACATCATCGCCATTATCGGCGACGGCTCCCTTTCTGGCGGCGAGGCTTTCGAGGGACTGGATGAGGCTTCGGAACTCGGTACGGGCATCATCATCGTGGTGAACGACAACGAAATGTCTATCGCCGAAAATCATGGCGGAATCTACAAGAACTTGCGTGCCCTGCGCCAGAGCAACGGCACCTGCGAGCACAACTGGTTCAAGGCGTGGGGTTTTGAATACAAGTATCTGGAAGAGGGTAACGACATCGAAAAACTCATCCAGGTTTTCGAGAGCGTAAAGGATACGGATAAGCCTACCGTGGTTCACATTCACACAGAGAAAGGTCATGGATTTGCGCCAGCCGTAGCCAACAAGGAGGCTTGGCATTGGGGAATGCCTTTCAATCTGGAAGACGGTTCGCGACCAAGAAGGAATGCCGATGGAACCCTCCCGAAGGTTGCTCCGACTGAAGATTACGGTACATTATTCTCTGACTGGATGCTCAGCAAGATGAAGCAGGATAATACCCTCATCGCCGTAACCGCCGGTACTCCTACTGCTGGCGGCTTTACTGCCGATAAACGCCAACTGGCTGGCAAGCAGCACATCGATATGGGAATCGCCGAAGAGCAGGCGGTAGCCATGATTTCGGGAATGGCGAAGGGTGGATTGCATCCGGTATGGACGGTTTACAGCACCTTCATCCAACGTGCCTACGACCAGATAGCGCAAGACCTCTGCATCAATTCCAACCCAGCCGTAATCAACGTGGTAGGAGGTGGAGTGAACTCGATGAACGACATCACCCACATCTGCCTTTTCGATATTCCGATGCTCTGCAGCATTCCGGGGCTCATCTATCTGGCTCCAACCACCTGCGAGGAGTATTTCGCCATGCTTCGCTGGAGCATTCTGCAGGATAAGAAACCTGTTGCCATCCGCGTGCCAAGCAATGGCGTGGTTCATACTTCAGAAACCGTTGATACAGAGTATGGTTACGAGGCAAAGTACAAGGTGATGCACCAGGGCGAGAAGGTGGCAGTCATCGCCGCCGGTTCGTTCTATCAGAAGGGCGAGAATGTAGTCCGCCTGTTGGCTGATAAGGGTATCGATGCTACTCTCATCAATCCCCGTTATCTGAATGAGGTGGATGCCGAAGTGCTGGATAGCCTGAAGGCAAACCATCAGTTGGTGGTAACCCTGGAGGATGGTTCGAAGGATGGCGGATTCGGCGAGCGTATCGCCTCTTACTATGGCACTTCAGAAATGAAGGTGATGGTGGGCGGCATCAGGAAGGGACTCTACGACAGATACGATGTGAAGGAATTGCTTTCGGATAATCGCCTGCTCGATGAGCAGATTGTGGAAGACGTTTTGTTAGTTATTAATGATTAA
- a CDS encoding TonB-dependent receptor, whose product MKRILLSAALLAAATTSIQAHTLDGIVKDNKTGEPLIGTVIRVKELPNVSTTTGLDGTFTLHELPDKGKFTIIVSYMSYKTREMVVDVAKKDKVDIPMDEDLKQLGEVVVTGHREYRSDRSAIETVKNAGNVLNVMSQQSIQLSPDVNVASVLQRVSGVTMERDASGEASYAILRGMDKRYNYTLVNGVKIPSPDDKNRYIPLNIFPSDLMDRLVVSKSLTADMEGDAAGGVVDMVMKDAPSRFQIQANAAIGASDYFWKDGRDYLTSNRSDYTKKAPYEAFGKDYKAQMSDFKNGPVQLKSHSMPSPNFIGGLSIGNRFWGDRLGVMLAGSVQNTFRGTERTYNSVKMASGEQAMYISNLQHRYYSIHDLTTGAHAKIDLTLPGHKLEWYNMYVHTNSKGIRYNNSVNTEYIGADSYTQDDEVRSLSTTQSIFATNLKGTHHLTKDFTVDWSGVFSQAKEEDPDRTYVTLTNTVSRKAENGGDAVSGSIWDADKNITKTLPKSAERRFQHNKDTDWAGYINLSYDTHFANDVEALWKAGAQYRRKERSNRYYSYIFNPADISQTMDGNGLEQYANIDWVCKTPYSQASQLNYDSKEHIGGAYAMVTLKSEVGELNAGFRAEHTNQIYTMLQHFRNMGQVGEQSYWDYLPSASIKWTPTKKMNVRLSYYRSINRPGFYEIVPYQIMGEEYQEKGNPNLKRARIDNIDLRWEWFPSKTEQILAGVFYKYLKDPIEQVFVTSDGKIGAGTDAYYTPDNLGNAKNMGFEIDVIKYIRHFGVKANYTYTHSEITTSKREYNEGSAEYKSGVTQTRPLVNQAPHTANISLLYKDTENGWNAQLASSFTGTKLALVSPFKDADQWDKAMFGLDLSAEKQFKNGISVFFKANNLLDAKRERYLKTVNKSNLEYEGQKSDKTIVGTYKYGRTFLLGVRYKL is encoded by the coding sequence ATGAAAAGAATTTTACTGAGTGCGGCGCTTCTAGCCGCTGCGACTACCTCCATCCAGGCACATACGCTGGATGGTATAGTCAAGGATAACAAAACGGGTGAACCCCTCATCGGAACCGTAATCCGAGTAAAGGAGCTGCCTAACGTGAGTACCACCACCGGACTCGATGGTACTTTCACCCTGCATGAATTGCCTGATAAAGGCAAGTTTACCATCATCGTTTCCTACATGTCGTACAAGACCAGGGAGATGGTAGTAGATGTGGCTAAGAAAGACAAGGTGGATATTCCGATGGATGAAGACCTGAAGCAGTTGGGCGAAGTGGTGGTCACAGGCCACCGTGAATACCGCAGCGACCGTAGCGCCATAGAAACCGTGAAGAATGCCGGCAACGTGCTCAACGTGATGAGCCAGCAGAGCATCCAGCTTTCGCCTGATGTCAACGTGGCGAGCGTTCTGCAGCGTGTGTCGGGTGTAACCATGGAGCGTGATGCATCGGGCGAGGCTTCCTACGCCATCCTTCGAGGCATGGACAAGCGCTACAACTACACCCTGGTAAACGGCGTGAAGATTCCAAGTCCGGATGATAAAAACCGCTATATTCCGCTGAATATCTTCCCTTCAGATCTGATGGATCGCCTGGTAGTATCCAAGTCTCTGACAGCTGATATGGAAGGTGATGCAGCTGGCGGCGTAGTCGATATGGTGATGAAGGATGCCCCATCCCGCTTCCAGATTCAGGCGAATGCAGCCATCGGAGCAAGTGATTATTTCTGGAAGGATGGCAGAGATTATCTTACCAGCAACCGCTCTGATTATACAAAGAAGGCTCCTTACGAGGCTTTCGGAAAAGACTACAAGGCGCAGATGAGTGATTTCAAGAACGGCCCTGTTCAGTTGAAGAGCCATTCCATGCCATCTCCTAATTTCATTGGAGGTCTGAGCATCGGCAACCGCTTCTGGGGCGACCGCCTGGGCGTGATGCTCGCCGGAAGCGTGCAGAATACTTTCCGTGGCACCGAGCGCACCTACAATTCCGTAAAGATGGCTTCGGGCGAGCAGGCAATGTACATTTCCAATCTGCAACATCGCTACTACAGCATCCATGATCTTACCACGGGTGCTCATGCCAAGATAGATTTAACCCTGCCTGGCCACAAGCTGGAATGGTACAACATGTATGTGCACACCAATTCCAAGGGCATCAGATACAATAACAGCGTCAACACCGAATACATCGGAGCCGACAGCTATACCCAGGACGATGAGGTGCGCTCTCTCTCAACCACCCAGAGCATCTTCGCCACTAACCTGAAGGGTACGCATCATCTTACCAAGGATTTTACCGTAGATTGGTCGGGCGTATTCTCGCAGGCAAAGGAGGAAGATCCAGACAGAACCTACGTAACCCTGACGAATACCGTGAGCAGAAAAGCCGAGAATGGCGGCGATGCCGTATCGGGTTCCATCTGGGATGCCGACAAGAACATCACCAAGACCCTGCCAAAGAGTGCCGAGCGCCGGTTCCAGCACAACAAGGATACCGACTGGGCGGGTTACATCAACCTTTCTTACGATACCCATTTCGCCAATGATGTGGAGGCTCTCTGGAAGGCGGGTGCGCAGTATCGCAGAAAAGAGCGCAGCAACAGATATTATTCTTACATCTTCAATCCTGCTGACATCTCGCAGACGATGGATGGAAACGGATTAGAGCAGTATGCCAATATCGATTGGGTTTGCAAAACTCCTTATTCTCAGGCTTCGCAACTCAACTACGATTCCAAGGAGCACATCGGAGGCGCCTACGCCATGGTAACCCTGAAGAGCGAGGTGGGTGAACTGAATGCCGGTTTCCGTGCCGAGCATACCAACCAGATTTACACCATGCTCCAGCACTTCCGCAACATGGGACAGGTAGGCGAGCAGAGCTACTGGGATTATCTGCCATCTGCATCCATCAAATGGACTCCAACCAAGAAGATGAACGTGCGTCTCTCTTACTATCGCTCCATCAACCGTCCGGGCTTCTATGAGATTGTGCCTTATCAGATTATGGGCGAGGAGTATCAGGAGAAGGGAAATCCAAACCTGAAGCGTGCGCGCATCGACAACATCGACCTGCGCTGGGAGTGGTTCCCAAGCAAGACCGAGCAGATTCTTGCCGGCGTATTCTATAAGTATCTGAAGGACCCGATTGAGCAGGTGTTCGTAACTTCTGATGGCAAGATTGGTGCCGGAACCGATGCCTACTATACACCGGATAACCTGGGTAATGCCAAGAACATGGGATTCGAAATTGATGTAATCAAGTACATCCGCCACTTCGGAGTAAAGGCGAATTATACTTACACCCATTCAGAAATTACCACCTCGAAGCGTGAGTATAATGAGGGTAGTGCCGAGTATAAATCGGGCGTAACCCAGACCCGTCCGCTGGTTAACCAGGCTCCTCATACCGCCAATATCTCCTTATTATATAAGGATACGGAGAATGGCTGGAATGCTCAGCTTGCCTCTTCCTTCACGGGTACCAAGCTCGCCCTGGTTTCTCCTTTTAAGGATGCCGACCAGTGGGATAAGGCGATGTTCGGTCTCGACCTGAGTGCCGAGAAGCAATTCAAGAACGGCATCTCCGTCTTCTTCAAGGCAAACAATCTGCTCGATGCCAAGCGCGAGAGATACTTGAAGACCGTGAACAAGAGCAACCTGGAGTATGAGGGACAGAAGAGCGATAAGACCATCGTAGGTACATATAAGTACGGTAGAACCTTCCTACTGGGCGTAAGATACAAGCTTTAA
- the cydB gene encoding cytochrome d ubiquinol oxidase subunit II, protein MTYEFLQSYWWFLVSLLGALLVFLMFVQGANTLIFCLGKTEEERRLIINSTGRKWEFTFTTLVTFGGAFFASFPLFYSTSFGGAYWLWMIILFSFVIQAVSYEFQNKIGNFLGPKTFQICLIINGIVGPLLLGGAVATFFNGSNFLIDKGNITNSLQPVISRWANASHGLDALLDPWNVVLGLAVLMLARILGMLYIKNNIEHPQIQERCTRQLPWNALLFLLFFLPFLIRLLVKDGFSTSSGITIESMKYLHNLLEMPILIVILLIGVVLVLFGIFKSSRSVQYRKGIWFTGIGTVLTVLVLLLIAGWNNTAYYPSNIDLQSSLTLANSCSSEFTLRTMAIVSLLIPFVLAYIVFAWRAIDRKRITQEEIEQREAY, encoded by the coding sequence ATGACATACGAATTTTTGCAATCATACTGGTGGTTCCTCGTATCATTATTAGGAGCCCTGCTGGTGTTTCTCATGTTTGTACAGGGAGCCAACACCTTGATATTCTGTTTGGGAAAAACGGAAGAAGAGCGTCGCCTCATCATCAACTCTACGGGACGAAAATGGGAGTTCACCTTCACCACGCTCGTCACCTTCGGCGGAGCCTTCTTTGCCTCGTTCCCGCTGTTCTACAGCACCAGTTTCGGCGGAGCCTACTGGCTGTGGATGATCATCCTTTTCTCGTTTGTGATTCAAGCCGTGAGCTATGAATTCCAGAACAAGATAGGTAATTTTCTTGGACCGAAGACCTTTCAGATCTGCCTCATCATCAACGGCATCGTGGGTCCGCTGCTTCTTGGCGGAGCCGTAGCCACTTTCTTCAACGGCAGCAATTTCCTGATAGACAAAGGCAATATTACCAACAGTCTGCAACCCGTCATCAGCCGCTGGGCAAACGCCAGTCATGGTCTTGATGCCCTGCTCGACCCATGGAACGTGGTGCTGGGACTTGCCGTACTGATGCTAGCCCGCATTCTGGGCATGCTCTACATCAAGAACAACATCGAGCACCCGCAGATTCAGGAGCGTTGCACCCGCCAGTTACCATGGAATGCCCTGCTCTTCCTATTGTTCTTCCTGCCATTCCTCATCAGATTGCTGGTAAAGGATGGATTCAGCACTTCTTCCGGTATTACGATTGAGAGCATGAAGTATCTTCACAATCTTCTGGAGATGCCAATCTTGATTGTAATATTATTAATAGGTGTAGTACTCGTTCTTTTCGGCATTTTCAAGTCATCGAGGAGCGTGCAGTATAGAAAGGGAATCTGGTTTACGGGCATCGGAACCGTGCTCACCGTGCTGGTTCTGCTGCTGATAGCCGGCTGGAACAATACCGCCTACTATCCATCCAACATCGACCTTCAGAGTTCGCTCACTCTCGCCAACAGTTGCAGCAGCGAGTTCACGCTCCGCACCATGGCGATAGTTTCCCTCCTCATCCCGTTCGTGCTCGCCTACATCGTCTTTGCCTGGCGCGCCATCGACCGCAAGCGCATTACGCAGGAAGAAATAGAGCAGAGAGAAGCGTATTAA